A window from Chitinophaga filiformis encodes these proteins:
- a CDS encoding molecular chaperone: protein MRHIHYLIFITIFSPLLLSAQGNLLITPMRVVFEGPKKVQELNLANTGRDTARYLISLIEIRMNSNGSFERISEPDSGQLFASKFLRIFPRSVTLAPGEAQLVKVQLSRTAQLQEGEYRSHIYFRAVADIRAQGDPPKSRDSTTISVVLTPVFGISIPVIIRTGVPAVNVSLTDISLETKENVPPHLSMVLRRSGNHSAYGDINIDHVSEKGKVTTVGTVKGLAVYTPNLFRQFNMELEKKPGINYHHGKLRITYTAQSKGTVSDPLAQAELELH from the coding sequence ATGCGCCATATCCATTATCTGATATTCATTACTATTTTCTCGCCCCTCCTGTTATCCGCACAAGGCAATCTGCTGATCACCCCTATGCGGGTTGTTTTCGAGGGACCAAAGAAAGTACAGGAACTTAATCTTGCTAATACCGGTCGCGATACCGCCCGCTATCTGATCTCTCTTATTGAGATCCGCATGAACAGCAATGGCTCATTCGAAAGGATCAGCGAACCGGATTCGGGGCAATTGTTCGCTAGCAAATTTCTCCGCATTTTCCCCAGAAGCGTCACGCTTGCTCCGGGCGAGGCGCAACTCGTGAAAGTGCAGCTCTCAAGAACAGCGCAATTGCAGGAAGGAGAATACCGCTCGCATATTTATTTCAGGGCGGTAGCCGACATCAGGGCGCAGGGAGACCCGCCCAAAAGCAGGGATTCCACGACAATATCGGTCGTGCTGACCCCCGTTTTCGGCATCAGCATCCCTGTTATCATCAGGACGGGCGTACCGGCGGTGAATGTAAGCCTGACCGACATTTCACTGGAAACGAAGGAAAATGTTCCCCCTCATCTGAGCATGGTCTTACGCCGTAGCGGCAATCATTCAGCATATGGGGACATCAACATTGACCATGTTTCCGAGAAGGGCAAAGTTACCACTGTAGGTACTGTAAAAGGGCTCGCTGTCTATACCCCGAACCTGTTCAGGCAGTTCAACATGGAACTCGAAAAGAAACCAGGCATTAATTATCACCATGGCAAACTAAGGATCACATATACAGCACAGTCAAAAGGGACTGTCAGCGATCCGCTGGCGCAGGCTGAGTTAGAACTACATTGA
- a CDS encoding DUF4402 domain-containing protein encodes MKRTSLFLLASCALACLATAAHAQETATATATATIVTPISITKDVDMNFGNVAVQSSTAGTVVLTPAGTRSATGGVTLPSTAGTVTAASFTVSGTSGYTYTITLPSTALTITSGSNTMTVTNFTSDPSGANGTLTGGSEVLNVGATLNVSAAQPAGTYVSGTPFSVTVNYN; translated from the coding sequence ATGAAAAGAACATCACTCTTTCTTCTCGCATCATGCGCACTGGCATGCCTGGCAACCGCCGCACATGCACAGGAAACCGCAACAGCAACCGCAACGGCTACTATTGTGACGCCTATCAGCATTACCAAAGATGTTGACATGAACTTCGGAAATGTAGCGGTACAATCGTCTACCGCAGGTACGGTAGTATTGACACCCGCCGGCACCCGTTCTGCCACAGGTGGCGTAACATTGCCATCTACCGCGGGAACGGTGACCGCTGCTTCATTCACAGTAAGCGGTACCTCTGGTTATACGTATACCATTACACTGCCCAGCACCGCGCTGACCATCACCAGCGGATCCAATACCATGACCGTTACCAATTTCACCAGCGATCCTTCCGGTGCCAATGGTACGCTGACCGGCGGATCTGAAGTATTGAACGTTGGCGCCACGCTGAACGTAAGCGCCGCACAGCCGGCAGGAACTTACGTATCAGGCACGCCATTCAGTGTAACGGTCAACTACAACTAA
- a CDS encoding dual specificity protein phosphatase family protein yields the protein MLQIHTHLFVGNTLDCELRTPDLAVIHACKEPCHRKAVGYKGNLPSSHPCYLVHEDEHHLYLNMVDMENELAPHFTDPIMQEAMAFIERHITDRPVLVHCNQGWSRSPSIALLYMARKGFIGNKSYSIAQTDFKAIYAPYAPGKGIVTYLDRNWKKLLTF from the coding sequence ATGTTACAGATCCATACGCATCTCTTTGTTGGCAATACGCTGGACTGCGAACTACGCACACCCGACCTGGCGGTGATCCATGCCTGCAAAGAGCCCTGTCACCGGAAAGCGGTCGGCTATAAAGGGAATTTACCATCCAGCCATCCCTGTTACCTGGTACACGAGGATGAACATCACCTCTACCTGAATATGGTTGATATGGAAAATGAACTGGCCCCGCATTTTACGGATCCCATTATGCAGGAAGCGATGGCTTTTATCGAAAGGCATATAACTGACAGACCGGTGCTCGTTCATTGCAACCAGGGGTGGTCCCGCTCACCTTCTATAGCTTTGTTATACATGGCCCGTAAAGGCTTCATCGGAAATAAGTCGTACAGTATAGCCCAAACCGATTTTAAAGCCATCTATGCGCCCTATGCCCCGGGGAAAGGCATTGTAACTTACCTGGACAGGAACTGGAAAAAACTGTTGACTTTCTGA